The window GCGAGACGCAAAATAAGGTAAGCCCTTGCCGGTAAGATTGACAATAAAGGAGAAGCTTTAGCAGCGGCAGTTAAATTGGTCCTTAAAGCATTGACGGCTCGTTAAAGTCTTGATGAATTAATGCCGGTAGGCAAACGGGTGCGAAGCAGTTAGCGTACCAGCATCATCAAAACGAAACAATAAAGCGTAGCGCAGGAAGACCTTGAATAATGAGGTGTGTCGCAGGATGACGTTCAAATAATAAAAGCACTTACCTCCAGCTGCAGCTCAGTTCAACAAGCAGGAAGCAGCAGTTGGTGTAGAATGAAATAAAAATAAAATACAGCACCTAACAACAGAATAAAACAAGCTCCCCCGACTCATTAAGCCATTGTTTGTACAGAAGGTTAGCTTTTCGTACTTTAAGCAGAGGCCGGTGAAGGTCGCCTGCTTTATTCAACGGAACGTTGTGCTTAATAAAAGGGGACTCCAGAAAGAGAAAGGCCTTGCTAAAAATATCTAACTGAAGATCATATTGATGGAGACTGTAATCATGTTGGCTGGATACCTCATTGTAACAATAATGCTGTTATCAATGATTATCCTGGTGATAAGTCAGCAAAAAGAATCCATTATACATGAAAAAGGAATATATCCTGACGATGTCAACATCTACTTCAGAGCATCGGGTTTGAAAATAAAAGAACTTAAAAGAGTGCAGGATAAGGTGGACGACCCGGAAATTAAAATGAAGGTTGGGCGGGTAATCTATCTTAGAAAATTAGGATTTAGATTATTGATCGCTGTTCCAGTACTATGGACGATCTTAATGGTGATCAAAGGTCAGATTGAATAAAAAATAAAAATATACTAAGCACAACAACAGAATAAAGCAAATGCCCCAAGAGCGTTCAGCCATTGACAATGTAGGTAGCAAATTTTGCGTACTTTCATCAAACGGCAGTGAAGGGCATCTGCTATATTCAATGGACGTTACAGGCAAATAAAATGGGCATCCAGCTAGAAATAAGGATAGTAGGAGAAGATGATAGTGATGCTCCAAGTTTCACAAGAGATTTTCATTCCGAAATAGCATGTGGCCATCTCTGGCAAAAGCGAGAGCCATTTTTATCCGACTTGGAAGTAAGTATATTATATCCATAGTGGGATGAAGATGGAGAGGATGATAAGCTTACTCCTGTTGACCCAATCTTATTAAAAAATGTCTTACTCAAGGTTTCAGATTACCTGCTGAACAATCAGGAATCTCTACCTCTTGTACATTCACTCAGTGACGATAAATCCGAACTCGATGATAAGGATACATTCGGACTTGGTAGTTTTGGCTCACTGACAATAAAAAATAGTAAATGCTGGGTACAAGGTGACACTTACGACTATGATGAATTCAGCGATAAAGGATTGAGGTATAAATTCAATATCAAGAACTATCCGAACGAACCGGATAATATTGACCTTTGGCTCGATGTTAAAGATAAAATAGAAATTGACGGGAAGTTGTACTTCATGCGGACAATCACTAAATACCAGCAGTTTGAATCAACAATTCAGGATGTGATTGCATATTGTAACATAGCAATTGCTCTTAATAAAAAAGTGCTCTGGATAAATGGATAAAAATAATCTGCCTATAACAACAGAATAAAGCAAATGCCCCAAGAGCTTTCAGCTATTGACAATGCAGGAAGCAAATTTTGCGTACTTTCAGCAAACAGCAGTGCAGGGCATCTGCTTTATTCAATGGACGTTGGCATTCATTAAAACCCATTCTCATGTTTTCTGCAGAATATATCAGTCTCTTTGAATCTGAATCAGAAAAGGTACTGGGCCGTAGAAAGGTAAGTCCGTCCCAGGCAATTGAAGATTGGAATGACTTGATTGAGAAAATAGAATATGGCTATGATATGTCCGCCTATGAGTTTGATTATGACCTCGACTGCTCAAGGACATATATTCAACATTTAATAGATTCAAAGACATTAAGAAAGTATCCTGAACATGCTAACTTCATTAAGTTGATCGATGATCTGGATAACATTTATAAAGAATATTCTATAGAGAATCCACGTTGGCGTCTTACTGGGCATTGGTGGACAAGAAGACTGCTAAAAAAAGGGACTGCAGACTACTTGCATGCTGTAAAAAAATACTATCCATTAGTAGGAATAGAGCCTGAAGAAATAAAAATAAGATAAACGAATGCCAACAACAGAATAAAGCAAGCTCCCCCACAGCACTCAGCCATTGCTAATGCTACTGGCAACCTTTGCGTCCGTTCAGCAAAGGCCGGTGAATGGTCGCCTGCTTTATTCAATGGACGTTGCTAGTAATTAAAACCCATTATGAACCCACTGCTAAAACAGATACAGGAAAGATTCGCTGCGGGAGAACGACTGAAGTACCTGTTCTTTTGGGACCATACTCCAGCACATGGGCAGACAGTTGGACCGTTCTTTTTCAGCCAGTGGTATCCTTCTAAATTCACAGTAGACGGACTGGAATATCAAACAGCGGAGCATTGGATGATGTCGGAGAAAGCAAGGCTGTTTGGTGACAAGGAAGCTGAAGAAAAGATTATACAAGCCACTACACCTGGACATGCAAAAGATTTAGGTAGGCAGGTTAAGAACTTTGACAACCAAAAGTGGCTGGACAATAGATATGATATCGTTCGGACTGGCACTTACCACAAGTTCAACGCTCATCCGGACATGAAAGAATACCTGCTATCGACCGCAGACAGAATATTAGTAGAAGCTAGTCCTGTAGATAATATATGGGGGATTGGTATGGCTAAGGACCATCCTGACGCTGAAAATCCTCTAAAATGGAAAGGTGAAAACCTGCTCGGATTTGCGCTCATGGAAGTTAGGGACCAGATGAAAAAATAATAAAAAAAAACTACTAGCAACAACAGAATAAAGCAAGCTCCCCCAGCGCATTCAGCCATTGACAATGCTATTGTCTACCTTTGCGTGGGCGCAGCTCAGGTCAGTGAATGGTCGCCTGCTTTATTCAATGGACGTTACCCTTTATAGAAGATCGTTTGGTGTGGCAGGTGAAGCAGGAGAAAGGATTAGCAGCAGCGTTAGCGACGGGTAAAAGGAAAAGCCGCCAGCAGGAGGGCAAGGGGCGCTGCAGGCAGATCCTTTCTGATAATGATCTGTCTGTGCAGAGACTATTTTGCAGTTGGCATAGCAGGCGTTATAAATAAGGTAAGACCTTGGCTGGATCAGCAAGATGGTAACTGGACCTTGATGTAAAGCCGGTAAAGCTGAACCTTCAAAAGAATGACGGCTCACTAAGGTCTTGAAGATCTATGCCGGGAGGCAGGACGGGTGCGTAGCTGGTAAAGGGGCTGGCATCATCCAGGCTGAATAAAAAAGCATGGCGCAGGTTGACCTTTAAAATATTGACCAGCAAGCACAGGGCTGACGCTGAATAAATAATATAAAACAAAGGGTAACAACAAAATAAAGCAAGCGCCCCCAGCTCTTCTTGTAAAGGGGCTGCCATATTATTACTTTCACTCTCTATCAACCGCAGCGGCGGCGCCTGCTTTATTCAATGGACGTTGGGCTTAATTCCCCGTTTCAAGCGTCTCAAATAATTTCCGAGGACAACGTTGACGATTAGCCTAGGAAGTGGGAAAAGAAAAAGGCCTTTAGAGCCAAATTTTGCACATTTTCAAAACGTTGTTTAGAATTCATAAGGACATTGTGTTAAACATTCTTAAGATTATAAATGTCAATGTACTGCGCTTAGCTAGCTATATTACAATCGAAAAAATATTCTAATGGAATTCCTAAATACTGGAATAAGCTTCTTAACAGACAAAACAAGGAATATATCATCTAAAGCAATCTTCATTATCTTGGCGATTGCTTTTTTAGTGATGTTAGATAATACCTTAAGCTTTACTTACTTCTATAACGTTTCCCAGAAGAACTCTCAAATCATTCAAATATCCGAGATTCTAAAAGATTCAACATTAAGTGATTATGAAATAAAGAAATTGTTGAATTTACGCAGGGATATAATTGAGCATGCAACTATTAAGGATAAAGCATATGGTTATCTGACTAACCTGAACTTTGAAAGTTCAAAAGAAGCCATATCTGAAGATGCTAAGGTCATAAATATGACAAGAAATCAGACTATGCATTTTCTGACCTCATCATGGTGGCTAATATTTATACTCGTAGTAGGATTTATTACGCATATCTATGAAATGCTCTTCAAAAGAACAGATGTCACAGGTTCCTCACTTGGTTTGTTGGCCGGCTCAATAGCTTTTTATTTATTTGCGCTGCTCCTATCAAAAATGTTATCCTATATACCACTTATAAATGGAGACCCTTTATACAATTATGTTCTGAACATCATATTGAGTGGGTTAATCCCGTTGATGTTTATGTTGGCATCTAAGAAAAAAAATAAAAAACTAAGCCCAACAACAGAATAAAGCAACCGCCCAGCTATCTTTCAGCCATTGACAATGCAGGCAGCTAGCTTTGCGTCCGTTCGGCCAAGGGCGGTGAATGGGCGGCTGCTTTATTCAACGGACGTTATGGGTAACCAAAAGGGGGGCACTGCATCATATAAAATCATCTATAACAATACTTCTTTTTGCTGTATTAGTGACTTTTTTATTCGGATGTAATAGCAAAGTACAAGGACTCATAAACCGAATCAATAATAATGTTGATAAAGATGGATGGAAATATGTAGGGCCATTGTATAAAGGTAATGAATATGATTATCATCAACTGATGAAGGAAGATGGCGATACTATAAAATACCTTCATCTATATCATAATCCTAAGGTGGATACCATATTGTACAGGTACGTTAGGACCTATACTGACTCAACTCACATGTATCTAATTGGGTCAGATAATGATGCATTTTATATCTACAGAGAACCAAATGAAGGTGATCGTGAATTAGAGTTTATCACAGGAAAGTATTTCTATCTTTACTCAACAAGTAGACTTACAGAAGGGCAAAGCTGCTACTATAAAATGTATGCGGATTCCTTAAAAACCATTAAAGGAAATGATTTGCCTCCTCTTCCTGAGATAAGCTGTAGAAAATAAAAAAGTAAGGCTACCCATAACAACAGAATAATGCAAATGCCCAAAGAGCTTTCAGCCATTGACAATGCAGGCAGCTAGTTTTGCGTACTCTTGGCAAGTGGCAGTGAATGGTCGCCTGCTTTATTCAATGGACGTCAGAGTGTGCAAAAACTCTTCTCTCTTGAAAAAAGGGGCTTTTGCTTCCTATTAGACCCATTTTCAGCCACTCCTAGCGCAGCTTCATAAGTTGCCTATTATCCGCTCCAAAAAGTAGAAGTTAGCTAAAAAGCATCAGGTAAAGCGCTGTAAGTGAAGACAAAGCAGCCACTGGCCACTTGGTGTAGCTTTTCAGTAGTTTGAGCAGCTTAGGCACCGAGAGGATGGACACAGCTCTCCTAAGGTTGTAGCAGGTAAAGATAAGCCCCAGCTCTCCGTCCACTTTTTTCAGTCCCTTCATCAGCGTATAGCTGTAGCCCCATGCTCTTTTGATGGTACCAAAAGGATGCTCTACAATAGCTTGTCTTTTACGATAAACTTCTTTTTGGCGCATTACCCTCTGGTTGTTGCTTTTGATCACTCCAGCATGCTCGGAGCGTTCTATTAGTCTTCCTGCCTTATTTATGGTGCATAGCGCCTTGGCTGCACAGCAAAGGCAGGCTTTGGTCTTGTAATGCTTGACCATATAAGGAGAAGCATTTTTCTTTTCCAAGCTTACCTTATGCTTCTCATACCAGGACCCATTGCTAGAAAGCACTTCCCCTTTAGGACAGATATAATGGTCTTTCTTTTCATCATAATGGAACTGCTCCAGATAATAAGCAGCAGTTGGCACAG of the Flammeovirgaceae bacterium 311 genome contains:
- a CDS encoding hypothetical protein (COG3236 Uncharacterized protein conserved in bacteria) — protein: MNPLLKQIQERFAAGERLKYLFFWDHTPAHGQTVGPFFFSQWYPSKFTVDGLEYQTAEHWMMSEKARLFGDKEAEEKIIQATTPGHAKDLGRQVKNFDNQKWLDNRYDIVRTGTYHKFNAHPDMKEYLLSTADRILVEASPVDNIWGIGMAKDHPDAENPLKWKGENLLGFALMEVRDQMKK